In the Agrococcus sp. Marseille-Q4369 genome, one interval contains:
- a CDS encoding helix-turn-helix transcriptional regulator, producing the protein MVLVRQEIGDVLRDVRLRQGRTLRQVASRASVALGYLSEVERGQKEASSEILASVAEALDVPLSSVLHEVGDRLAVLEGLGYHELDRIGATVPDTLPDDLVAEFDSAVR; encoded by the coding sequence ATGGTGCTGGTTCGACAGGAGATCGGCGACGTGCTGCGCGATGTGCGCCTGCGTCAGGGCCGTACCCTGCGCCAGGTCGCCTCCCGCGCCTCGGTCGCCCTCGGATACCTCAGCGAGGTCGAGCGGGGCCAGAAGGAGGCCTCGAGCGAGATCCTCGCGTCGGTCGCCGAAGCGCTCGACGTGCCGCTCTCGAGCGTGCTGCACGAGGTGGGCGACCGCCTCGCGGTGCTCGAGGGCCTCGGCTACCACGAGCTCGACCGCATCGGCGCGACCGTGCCCGACACGCTGCCCGACGACCTCGTCGCGGAGTTCGACTCCGCGGTGCGCTGA
- a CDS encoding DUF3046 domain-containing protein, with translation MRASELQLALEEEFGSLGAVLMEDTTLSSLGGRTGAVALADGVPPRQVWQAICDAKDVPVARRHGRGVREARR, from the coding sequence ATGCGGGCTAGCGAGCTGCAGCTCGCGCTCGAGGAGGAGTTCGGCTCGCTCGGGGCGGTGCTGATGGAGGACACGACGCTCTCGAGCCTCGGCGGTCGCACGGGTGCGGTCGCCCTCGCCGACGGCGTCCCGCCGCGCCAGGTCTGGCAGGCGATCTGCGACGCGAAGGACGTGCCCGTCGCGCGGCGCCACGGCCGCGGCGTCCGCGAGGCGCGTCGCTGA